A stretch of Corallococcus macrosporus DNA encodes these proteins:
- a CDS encoding DUF5985 family protein, producing MFKTLLDGAVMMAYLACALFFLRFYVQSKDRLFALFSLAFTLMGVHNLLGTLVAPTLDAERLHYLYVVRLVAYLLILGAIWDKNRARRSPR from the coding sequence ATGTTCAAGACCCTGCTCGATGGCGCGGTGATGATGGCGTACCTCGCGTGCGCCCTGTTCTTCCTGCGCTTCTACGTCCAGTCGAAGGATCGGCTGTTCGCGCTGTTCTCATTGGCCTTCACGCTGATGGGCGTGCACAACCTGCTGGGGACGCTGGTGGCGCCCACCCTGGACGCCGAGCGCCTGCACTACCTGTACGTCGTGCGGCTGGTGGCCTACCTGCTCATCCTGGGGGCCATCTGGGACAAGAACCGCGCGAGGCGGAGCCCTCGGTAA
- a CDS encoding TIGR00366 family protein, whose protein sequence is METLVRFAEGLGRFSARFVPSAFAIAVLLTLLTMALALGWVGAAPPVVLDAWGGGFWELLTFSMQMALVMFTGYLLALTAPVKALLERVARLPQSPRGATALMAAVSMALAYFNWGLSLVASAMLVRFIARRRPDVDYRLLVACAYFGLGATWHAGLSASAPLLVATPGHFLEKQLGVIPIDRTLFSPFNVGLTLAAVALLTGLAWALHPSPERTVRVEPAVLEKLADFVPPEKPQGRLSPAEWLDHAWLLNAIFGVLGLVWFARHLWLHGGWKALNLNVVNFTFLTLAVLLHGTPARLLKASEEAASVLHGIVLQFPLYAGIYGIFKATGLTDRIGELFVSLSTRETFPAIVYLYSGVVNYFVPSGGSKWAIEAPYLLDAAGRLGVAPEKVVLAYAWGDMATDLIQPFWALPLLAVARLEFKDILGFLLVAFLAYLPLVTLGFFLFG, encoded by the coding sequence GTGGAAACCCTCGTCCGGTTCGCCGAAGGCCTGGGACGCTTCTCCGCGCGCTTCGTCCCCAGCGCCTTCGCCATCGCCGTGCTGCTCACCCTGCTCACCATGGCGCTCGCCCTGGGCTGGGTGGGGGCCGCGCCGCCGGTGGTGCTGGACGCGTGGGGCGGCGGCTTCTGGGAGCTGCTCACCTTCTCCATGCAGATGGCCCTGGTGATGTTCACCGGCTACCTGCTCGCGCTCACCGCGCCCGTCAAGGCGCTGCTGGAGCGGGTCGCCCGCCTGCCCCAAAGCCCCCGGGGCGCCACCGCGCTGATGGCGGCGGTGTCCATGGCGCTCGCGTACTTCAACTGGGGCCTGTCGCTCGTCGCCAGCGCCATGCTGGTGCGCTTCATCGCGCGCAGGCGCCCGGACGTGGACTACCGGCTGCTGGTGGCGTGCGCCTACTTCGGGCTGGGCGCCACGTGGCACGCGGGCCTGTCCGCCTCCGCCCCGCTGCTGGTCGCGACGCCGGGGCACTTCCTGGAGAAGCAGCTGGGGGTCATCCCCATCGACCGGACGCTGTTCTCCCCCTTCAACGTGGGGCTCACGCTGGCCGCGGTGGCGCTGCTCACGGGGCTCGCGTGGGCGCTGCACCCGTCCCCCGAGCGCACCGTGCGCGTGGAGCCCGCGGTGCTGGAGAAGCTGGCGGACTTCGTCCCGCCAGAGAAGCCCCAGGGCCGGTTGAGCCCCGCGGAGTGGCTGGATCACGCGTGGCTGCTCAACGCCATCTTCGGCGTGCTGGGCCTGGTGTGGTTCGCGCGGCACCTGTGGCTCCACGGCGGCTGGAAGGCGCTGAACCTGAATGTTGTGAACTTCACGTTCCTGACGCTCGCGGTGCTGCTGCACGGCACGCCCGCCCGGCTGCTCAAGGCGAGCGAGGAGGCCGCCAGCGTGCTGCACGGCATCGTGCTGCAGTTCCCGCTGTACGCGGGCATCTACGGCATCTTCAAGGCCACGGGGCTCACGGACCGCATCGGGGAGCTCTTCGTGTCGCTGTCCACGCGGGAGACCTTCCCGGCCATCGTGTACCTGTACAGCGGCGTGGTGAACTACTTCGTGCCTTCCGGAGGCTCCAAGTGGGCCATCGAGGCGCCCTACCTGCTGGATGCGGCGGGACGGCTGGGCGTGGCGCCGGAGAAGGTGGTGCTGGCGTACGCCTGGGGGGACATGGCCACCGACCTCATCCAGCCCTTCTGGGCGCTGCCGCTGCTGGCCGTGGCGCGGTTGGAGTTCAAGGACATCCTTGGCTTCCTCCTGGTGGCCTTCCTCGCGTACCTGCCGCTGGTGACGCTGGGCTTCTTCCTCTTCGGGTAG
- a CDS encoding aldo/keto reductase codes for MTTSLPRFTPRRPLGRTGFTATAVGIGDLADRTVPRERLVATLVRALDAGLNVIDTAPGYEDGLSEEVVGEALRGRREGVFVIDKVDVLDAPVAPQVEESLRRLGLPSVDLFALHAVKTLAEWEAVARPGGALAQLEACVAKGQARFKGISCHHPDALVAAVRSGRCDVVMFPLGPFVDARYVDEVLPLARAHGVGVVSFKTFGAGKLLGDSEGYGRPLQARPRGKVSSGGEAPGTPLLPHLSVEECVRYTLTLAPDVMLMGMSFPNEQDAALQAAAAFQPLDAAGLQAVRDRARVAIQDKGAVWWNPPSPEVTAG; via the coding sequence ATGACGACTTCGCTTCCCCGCTTCACCCCGCGCCGCCCGCTGGGGCGCACGGGCTTCACCGCGACGGCGGTGGGCATTGGCGACCTGGCGGACCGCACGGTGCCTCGCGAGAGGCTGGTCGCCACGCTCGTGCGCGCGTTGGACGCGGGGCTCAACGTCATCGACACCGCGCCCGGCTACGAGGACGGCCTGAGCGAGGAGGTGGTGGGCGAGGCCCTGCGCGGCCGGCGCGAGGGCGTGTTCGTCATCGACAAGGTGGACGTGCTGGACGCGCCGGTGGCGCCGCAGGTGGAGGAATCCCTGCGGCGGCTGGGCCTGCCGTCGGTGGACCTGTTCGCGCTGCACGCGGTGAAGACGCTGGCGGAGTGGGAGGCCGTGGCCCGGCCGGGCGGCGCGCTGGCGCAGTTAGAGGCCTGCGTGGCGAAGGGGCAGGCGCGCTTCAAGGGCATCTCCTGCCACCACCCGGACGCGCTGGTGGCGGCGGTGCGCTCCGGCCGGTGCGACGTGGTGATGTTCCCCCTGGGGCCGTTCGTGGACGCGCGCTACGTGGACGAGGTGCTGCCGCTGGCGCGGGCGCACGGCGTGGGCGTGGTGTCCTTCAAGACGTTCGGCGCGGGCAAGCTGCTGGGGGACTCGGAGGGTTACGGCCGGCCGCTCCAGGCGCGGCCGCGCGGCAAGGTCAGCTCCGGCGGTGAGGCGCCGGGCACGCCGCTGCTGCCGCACCTGTCGGTGGAGGAGTGCGTGCGCTACACGCTCACCCTGGCGCCGGACGTGATGCTGATGGGGATGAGCTTCCCGAACGAACAGGACGCCGCGCTCCAGGCGGCCGCGGCCTTCCAGCCCCTGGACGCGGCGGGGCTCCAGGCGGTGCGGGACCGGGCGCGCGTGGCCATCCAGGACAAGGGCGCGGTGTGGTGGAACCCGCCTTCACCGGAGGTCACGGCGGGCTGA
- a CDS encoding response regulator — protein MVPATETVLVVDDEQGILEALADLLREEGYRVLTASHGREALERMAEVKPDLVLTDWMMPVLDGPALIERILQDPTLRHIPVLGMSAVDVNGLKRLHPAMEFLQKPFDIRALMKLVRKSLDANPRARGG, from the coding sequence GTGGTTCCCGCGACCGAGACCGTGCTGGTGGTGGACGACGAACAGGGCATCCTGGAGGCGCTCGCGGACCTCCTGAGGGAGGAGGGCTACCGCGTCCTCACGGCGTCCCATGGCCGCGAGGCCCTGGAGCGCATGGCGGAGGTGAAGCCGGACCTGGTGCTGACGGACTGGATGATGCCCGTGCTGGATGGCCCCGCGCTGATCGAGCGCATCCTCCAGGACCCGACGCTGCGCCACATCCCCGTGCTGGGCATGAGCGCCGTGGACGTCAACGGCCTCAAGCGCCTGCACCCGGCCATGGAATTCCTCCAGAAGCCGTTCGACATCCGCGCCCTGATGAAGCTGGTCCGCAAGTCCCTGGACGCGAACCCTCGCGCCCGGGGAGGGTGA
- a CDS encoding DUF5985 family protein, with amino-acid sequence MAEAVYILCALTSAACAVLLLRAWRRTRMKLLLYSGLCFSAFTVNNVLLFVDLVLIPAGDLSLARTATSLTGAAVLLYGLIWDVS; translated from the coding sequence ATGGCTGAGGCGGTCTACATCCTGTGTGCGTTGACGAGCGCGGCGTGCGCGGTGCTGCTGTTGAGGGCCTGGCGGCGCACGCGGATGAAGCTGCTGCTCTACAGCGGCCTGTGCTTCTCTGCCTTCACGGTGAACAACGTGCTGCTCTTCGTGGACCTGGTGCTCATCCCGGCCGGGGACCTGTCGCTGGCGCGCACCGCCACGTCGCTCACGGGCGCCGCGGTGCTGCTCTACGGCCTCATCTGGGACGTGTCCTAA
- a CDS encoding GAF domain-containing protein encodes MPESSLEPSTEPAGEPPPPSAVLTHDAACAPPPGGVDAPVSAGQAGVPAVTTEAANSVLEAVSPGTQGGAAVNVLSTPEAAKEVPPRTGEPSASSETGSETGRFAFLARAGEVLGSSLDEPTVLGQLARLVVPALADWCAVDALTPSGKVVRRAAAHRDPALVSTVYAIAEHWRLEENGSQGVAHVLRTGQHHFIPDVSEQQFQEAARTRPALAEAWRLGCRSVMLVPLEARGRVLGCLSLMAGTAGRFGECDLELARELARRAALSLDNALLYGEARQAQARTARLQAVTAALSRAASEDAVAQVLAREVWEASGATRVAVLALEEDGVTRPLRVLGYSEEALAAFTRPPDRPASQGFPEIRREAGWFASLEEFVARYPQDAELARRQGPGARAVVPLWGETRVRGLLLLAWPESRVFPAAERAFLEALAHQCSQALERAALYEALRERTERLRQALVTGDMGTWRVDLVRNRELRDAALNHMLGLPAVDSVLPVGSLLEQLHPEDRPHVEAEFQRHLREAPGFFESEFRVLRRDGARWMHSVGQSIAGPDGKVTELTGAMADITRRKEAEERLQLLLDASRVLALRLDDVEEALPEVARLVVDHVATGCLVDLAAPDGTLRRVTAAHRDAAHAARLQQALGGTDRGPEHPALQCFRSGEVRFVSRLDFKQRCDGVSTSDAHRALVDSLEPTSVLSVPLRARGRTLGVITLFTSEPQRTLVAADVTMAEELALRVSVALENARLFHDAQAAVRLRDEFLSVASHELKTPLTSLILQHNLIGRALENAGTQGPVTGRLNTAQRQVLRLTALVDNLLDVSRLSLGKLALERAEVDLAQLTRDAVERLEDVFAQARCPLTLELPRTLTGQWDSLRLDQVLVNLLTNAAKYGAGHPVTVRAGVDASDEVWLEVRDEGIGIEADALPRLFGRFERAVSERHYGGMGLGLYISRQIVEALGGRIDVDSQPGQGATFTLRLPRMASLSVAAP; translated from the coding sequence ATGCCCGAATCCTCCCTCGAGCCTTCGACCGAGCCCGCCGGTGAGCCACCGCCGCCGTCCGCCGTGCTGACCCACGACGCGGCCTGCGCCCCGCCACCCGGTGGCGTGGACGCGCCCGTCAGCGCGGGGCAGGCGGGCGTTCCCGCCGTCACGACCGAGGCCGCCAACTCCGTCCTGGAGGCCGTGTCGCCGGGGACGCAGGGCGGAGCGGCCGTCAATGTCCTGAGCACCCCGGAGGCCGCGAAGGAGGTCCCGCCGCGGACGGGCGAGCCCTCCGCTTCCTCGGAGACGGGCTCGGAGACGGGCCGCTTCGCGTTCCTGGCCCGCGCGGGCGAGGTGCTGGGGTCGTCGCTGGACGAGCCCACGGTGCTGGGCCAGCTGGCCCGGCTGGTGGTGCCGGCGCTGGCGGACTGGTGCGCGGTGGACGCCCTCACGCCCTCCGGCAAGGTGGTGCGCCGGGCCGCGGCGCACCGGGACCCCGCGCTCGTGTCCACCGTGTATGCCATTGCCGAGCACTGGCGCCTGGAGGAGAACGGCTCCCAGGGCGTGGCCCACGTGCTGCGCACCGGCCAGCACCACTTCATCCCGGACGTCTCCGAGCAGCAGTTCCAGGAGGCGGCGCGGACACGCCCGGCCCTGGCGGAGGCGTGGCGCCTGGGCTGCCGCTCCGTGATGCTGGTGCCGCTGGAGGCGCGCGGGCGGGTGCTGGGGTGTCTGTCATTGATGGCCGGCACCGCCGGCCGCTTCGGCGAGTGCGACCTGGAGCTGGCGCGTGAGCTGGCCCGCAGGGCGGCGCTGTCGCTGGACAACGCGCTCCTGTACGGCGAGGCCCGTCAGGCCCAGGCGCGCACGGCGCGTTTGCAGGCGGTGACGGCGGCCCTGTCCCGCGCGGCCTCCGAGGACGCGGTGGCGCAGGTGCTGGCGCGCGAGGTGTGGGAGGCGAGCGGCGCCACGCGCGTCGCGGTGCTGGCGCTGGAAGAGGACGGCGTGACGCGCCCGCTGCGGGTGCTGGGCTACTCCGAGGAGGCGCTGGCTGCTTTCACCCGCCCGCCGGATCGGCCCGCGTCCCAGGGGTTCCCGGAGATCCGCCGCGAAGCGGGGTGGTTCGCCTCGCTGGAGGAGTTCGTCGCGCGCTACCCCCAGGACGCGGAGCTCGCGCGCCGCCAGGGACCCGGGGCGCGCGCGGTGGTGCCGCTGTGGGGTGAGACGCGGGTGCGCGGACTGCTGCTGCTCGCGTGGCCGGAGTCGCGTGTCTTCCCGGCGGCGGAGCGCGCGTTCCTGGAGGCGCTGGCGCACCAGTGCTCGCAGGCGCTGGAGCGGGCCGCGCTCTACGAAGCGCTGCGCGAGCGCACGGAGCGGCTGCGGCAGGCGCTGGTGACGGGCGACATGGGCACCTGGCGCGTGGACCTGGTGCGCAACCGGGAGCTGCGCGACGCGGCGCTCAACCACATGCTGGGCCTGCCGGCGGTGGACTCGGTGCTGCCGGTGGGGAGCCTGCTGGAGCAGCTGCACCCGGAGGACCGGCCACACGTGGAGGCGGAGTTCCAGCGCCACCTGCGCGAGGCGCCGGGCTTCTTCGAATCGGAGTTCCGCGTCCTGCGCCGCGACGGTGCGCGCTGGATGCACAGCGTGGGGCAGTCCATCGCCGGACCGGACGGGAAGGTGACGGAGCTCACCGGCGCGATGGCGGACATCACCCGGCGCAAGGAGGCCGAGGAGCGTCTGCAATTGCTGCTGGACGCCAGCCGCGTGCTGGCGCTGCGCCTGGACGACGTGGAGGAGGCGCTGCCGGAGGTGGCGCGGCTGGTGGTGGACCACGTGGCCACCGGCTGCCTGGTGGACCTGGCCGCGCCGGACGGCACCCTGCGGCGGGTGACGGCGGCGCACCGTGACGCCGCGCACGCCGCGCGGCTCCAGCAGGCGCTGGGGGGAACGGACCGGGGGCCCGAGCACCCGGCGCTCCAGTGCTTCCGCTCCGGCGAGGTCCGCTTCGTGTCGCGCCTGGACTTCAAGCAGCGCTGCGATGGCGTCTCCACGAGCGACGCGCACCGCGCGCTGGTGGACAGCCTGGAGCCCACGTCGGTGCTGTCGGTGCCGCTGCGCGCGCGGGGCCGCACGCTGGGCGTCATCACGCTGTTCACCTCGGAGCCCCAGCGCACGCTGGTGGCCGCGGACGTGACGATGGCGGAGGAGCTGGCGCTGCGCGTGAGCGTGGCGCTGGAGAACGCGCGCCTGTTCCACGACGCCCAGGCCGCGGTGCGGCTGCGCGACGAGTTCCTCTCCGTGGCGAGCCACGAGCTGAAGACGCCGCTCACCAGCCTCATCCTCCAGCACAACCTCATTGGCCGCGCGCTGGAGAACGCGGGCACGCAGGGGCCCGTGACGGGGCGGCTCAACACCGCGCAGCGGCAGGTGCTGCGGCTGACGGCGCTGGTGGACAACCTGCTGGACGTGAGCCGTCTGTCATTGGGCAAGCTGGCGCTGGAGCGCGCGGAGGTGGACCTGGCGCAGCTGACGCGCGACGCGGTGGAGCGCCTGGAGGACGTGTTCGCCCAGGCGCGCTGCCCGCTGACGCTGGAGCTGCCGCGCACGCTGACGGGGCAGTGGGACTCGCTGCGCCTGGACCAGGTGCTGGTGAACCTGCTCACCAACGCGGCGAAGTACGGCGCGGGCCACCCGGTGACGGTGCGCGCGGGCGTGGACGCCAGCGACGAGGTCTGGCTGGAGGTGCGCGACGAGGGCATCGGCATCGAAGCGGACGCGCTGCCGCGCCTCTTCGGCCGCTTCGAGCGCGCCGTGAGCGAGCGGCACTACGGCGGCATGGGGCTGGGGCTCTACATCAGCCGCCAAATCGTCGAGGCGCTGGGCGGCCGCATCGACGTGGACAGCCAGCCGGGGCAGGGCGCCACCTTCACGCTGCGGCTGCCCCGGATGGCGTCCCTCAGTGTTGCGGCCCCTTGA
- the adh gene encoding aldehyde dehydrogenase, which translates to MSKVYEAPGQKGSKVEYKSRYGNYIGGEFVPPVKGQYFENISPVTGRPFCEIPRSTAEDIEKALDAAHKAKDAWGKTAAGERANVLLKIADRMEQNLEMLAVSETWDNGKPIRETLAADLPLAIDHFRYFAGCIRAQEGSLSQLDDNTVAYHFNEPLGVVGQIIPWNFPLLMAAWKLAPALAAGNCVVLKPAEQTPVTILKFAELVGDLLPPGVLNIVNGFGIEAGKPLASNKRIAKIAFTGETTTGRLIMQYASENIIPVTLELGGKSPNIFFEDVFARDDDFAQKALEGFAMFALNQGEVCTCPSRSLVAERFYDEFIARAVERTKRIVQGNPLDVSTQIGAQASNDQLEKILSYLDIGKKEGAKVLTGGGRKALPGALAEGYYVEPTIFEGTNKMRVFQEEIFGPVVAVTKFKDAEDALALANDTLYGLGAGVWTRDTNTAYRMGRGIQAGRVWVNCYHLYPAHAAFGGYKQSGIGRETHKMMLNHYQQTKNMLVSYDPQPMGFF; encoded by the coding sequence ATGTCGAAGGTCTATGAAGCTCCGGGTCAGAAGGGCAGCAAGGTCGAGTACAAGAGCCGCTACGGCAACTACATCGGCGGTGAGTTCGTCCCCCCCGTGAAGGGCCAGTACTTCGAGAACATCTCCCCCGTCACCGGCCGCCCCTTCTGCGAGATCCCCCGCTCCACCGCCGAGGACATCGAGAAGGCACTCGATGCCGCGCACAAGGCGAAGGACGCCTGGGGCAAGACCGCCGCCGGTGAGCGCGCCAACGTCCTGCTCAAGATCGCCGACCGCATGGAGCAGAACCTGGAGATGCTCGCCGTCTCCGAGACGTGGGACAACGGCAAGCCCATCCGCGAAACCCTCGCCGCGGACCTGCCGCTCGCCATCGACCACTTCCGCTACTTCGCCGGTTGTATCCGCGCGCAGGAAGGCTCGCTCAGCCAGCTGGATGACAACACCGTCGCCTACCACTTCAACGAACCGCTGGGCGTCGTCGGGCAGATCATCCCGTGGAACTTCCCGCTGCTCATGGCCGCGTGGAAGCTGGCCCCCGCGCTCGCCGCCGGCAACTGCGTCGTCCTCAAGCCCGCGGAGCAGACCCCCGTCACCATCCTCAAGTTCGCGGAGCTGGTGGGCGACCTGCTGCCTCCCGGCGTGCTCAACATCGTGAACGGCTTCGGCATCGAGGCTGGCAAGCCGCTCGCCAGCAACAAGCGCATCGCCAAGATTGCGTTCACGGGTGAGACGACCACCGGCCGCCTCATCATGCAGTACGCCTCCGAGAACATCATCCCCGTCACCCTGGAGCTGGGCGGCAAGTCCCCCAACATCTTCTTCGAGGACGTCTTCGCCAGGGACGACGACTTCGCCCAGAAGGCGCTCGAAGGCTTCGCGATGTTCGCCCTCAACCAGGGCGAGGTCTGCACCTGCCCCTCGCGCTCGCTCGTCGCCGAGCGCTTCTACGACGAGTTCATCGCCCGGGCCGTGGAGCGCACGAAGCGCATCGTGCAGGGCAACCCGCTGGACGTCTCCACGCAGATTGGCGCGCAGGCGTCCAACGACCAGTTGGAGAAGATCCTCTCCTACCTGGACATCGGCAAGAAGGAGGGCGCGAAGGTGCTCACCGGCGGCGGCCGCAAGGCGCTGCCCGGCGCGCTGGCGGAGGGCTACTACGTGGAGCCCACCATCTTCGAGGGCACCAACAAGATGCGCGTGTTCCAGGAGGAGATCTTCGGCCCCGTCGTCGCGGTGACGAAGTTCAAGGACGCCGAGGACGCGCTCGCGCTGGCCAATGACACGCTCTACGGCCTGGGCGCCGGCGTGTGGACGCGTGACACCAACACCGCGTACCGCATGGGCCGCGGCATCCAGGCGGGCCGCGTCTGGGTGAACTGCTACCACCTGTACCCCGCGCACGCGGCGTTCGGCGGCTACAAGCAGTCCGGCATCGGCCGCGAGACGCACAAGATGATGCTCAATCACTACCAGCAGACGAAGAACATGCTCGTCAGCTACGACCCGCAGCCCATGGGCTTCTTCTAG
- a CDS encoding ATPase domain-containing protein has product MSPSEQHPPAFERIATGVPGLDPILGGGLVASGVYIVVGEPGAGKTIFANQLCYSQAQQGTRCLYVTLLAESHSRMLANLRSMAFFDASQLPQRIYYVSGFRMLEEQGLPGLLELLRREMRNHGAGILVLDGLVQAQEAAGSSRDFKKFIHELQVSAGLSRFTALLLTSSVGPTVHPEYTMVDGILELRERTAAMRSWREIQVRKFRGSASLNGSHHFRISEAGLEVFPRLESMASRTQPPDWGTQRVRFGVPTLDAMIPEGIAAASTTLVMGPPGCGKTILGSSHLAEGLRLGEPGLMVSFYEGPDRLLHKAANVGLSLASGVKDGRLVLQWNMPAECNLDLVAHNMLEDVRKRGVKRLFVDGLSAMVETTNEPARISPFFAALTQELRRHGVTTVFTLETPRLFGPDMDVPLGTGLSGVAENLLFMRHLELNGRLRRLLSIFKLRDADYDPTLREFLITSQGIEIQPPFQPSPELLLTGIARFPGNHS; this is encoded by the coding sequence ATGTCCCCTAGCGAGCAGCACCCTCCCGCCTTCGAGCGAATCGCGACAGGCGTGCCCGGGCTGGATCCCATCCTGGGTGGTGGCCTGGTGGCCTCAGGCGTCTACATCGTCGTGGGGGAACCCGGCGCGGGGAAGACCATCTTCGCCAACCAGCTCTGCTACTCGCAGGCGCAGCAAGGCACCCGCTGTCTGTACGTGACGCTGCTGGCGGAGTCGCACTCGCGCATGCTGGCGAACCTGCGGAGCATGGCGTTCTTCGACGCCTCCCAGCTCCCGCAGCGCATCTACTACGTCAGCGGCTTCCGCATGCTGGAGGAGCAGGGGCTGCCGGGGCTCCTGGAGCTCTTGCGCCGGGAGATGCGCAACCACGGCGCGGGCATCCTGGTGCTGGACGGGCTGGTGCAGGCGCAGGAGGCGGCGGGCAGCAGCCGCGACTTCAAGAAGTTCATCCACGAGCTCCAGGTGTCCGCCGGCCTGTCGCGCTTCACCGCGCTGCTGCTCACGAGCAGCGTGGGCCCCACCGTGCACCCGGAGTACACGATGGTGGACGGCATCCTGGAGCTGCGCGAGCGCACGGCGGCCATGCGCTCGTGGCGTGAAATCCAGGTGCGCAAGTTCCGGGGCAGCGCCAGCCTCAATGGCTCGCACCACTTCCGCATCTCCGAGGCCGGGCTGGAGGTGTTCCCCCGCCTGGAGTCCATGGCCAGCCGCACGCAGCCTCCGGACTGGGGCACGCAGCGGGTGCGCTTTGGCGTGCCCACGCTGGACGCCATGATTCCGGAGGGCATCGCCGCGGCGTCCACCACGCTGGTGATGGGGCCGCCGGGCTGCGGCAAGACCATCCTGGGCTCGAGCCACCTGGCGGAAGGGCTGCGCCTGGGCGAGCCCGGCCTGATGGTGAGCTTCTACGAGGGGCCGGACCGGCTGCTGCACAAGGCCGCCAACGTGGGGCTGTCGCTGGCCAGCGGGGTGAAGGACGGCCGGCTGGTGCTCCAGTGGAACATGCCCGCCGAGTGCAACCTGGACCTGGTGGCGCACAACATGCTGGAGGACGTGCGCAAGCGCGGCGTGAAGCGCCTGTTCGTGGACGGCCTGAGCGCCATGGTGGAGACCACCAACGAGCCGGCGCGCATCAGCCCCTTCTTCGCCGCGCTGACGCAGGAGCTGCGACGCCACGGGGTGACGACCGTCTTCACGCTGGAGACGCCGCGCCTCTTCGGGCCGGACATGGACGTGCCCCTGGGCACCGGACTGTCCGGCGTGGCGGAGAACCTGCTGTTCATGCGCCACCTGGAACTCAACGGCCGCCTGCGGCGGCTGCTCTCCATCTTCAAGCTGCGCGACGCGGACTACGACCCGACGCTGCGCGAGTTCCTCATCACCTCCCAGGGAATCGAGATCCAGCCGCCGTTCCAGCCGTCGCCTGAGTTGCTGCTCACCGGCATCGCCCGCTTTCCGGGCAACCACTCCTGA
- a CDS encoding DUF779 domain-containing protein, protein MPVPRVEVTPAAEALLHKMQGLHGPLLFHQSGGCCDGSAPMCFPRGDFRVGQEDVYLGEIVGTPFYISGPQFQLWRHTHLTVDVVPGRGSGFSVEAPEGVRFLIRSRLFTDDEYRALEQEGPPLKGPQH, encoded by the coding sequence ATGCCCGTGCCGCGCGTCGAGGTCACGCCGGCCGCCGAGGCCCTGCTCCACAAGATGCAGGGCCTTCACGGCCCGCTCCTCTTCCACCAGTCCGGCGGCTGCTGCGACGGCAGCGCGCCCATGTGCTTTCCGCGCGGCGACTTCCGCGTGGGGCAGGAGGACGTGTACCTGGGTGAAATCGTCGGCACGCCCTTCTACATCTCCGGCCCGCAGTTCCAGCTCTGGCGCCACACCCACCTCACCGTGGACGTGGTGCCCGGTCGCGGCAGCGGCTTCTCCGTGGAAGCCCCCGAAGGCGTGCGCTTCCTCATCCGCTCACGCCTGTTCACCGACGACGAGTACCGCGCGCTGGAACAGGAAGGGCCCCCGCTCAAGGGGCCGCAACACTGA